From the Panthera leo isolate Ple1 chromosome C1, P.leo_Ple1_pat1.1, whole genome shotgun sequence genome, one window contains:
- the LOC122226056 gene encoding translation initiation factor IF-2-like: MNDRAGARGRKTKAPPASRYLRRQSPAPAAHSPGARRRRGLRVGTGPRGGRAPPQSTRPAAPAPSGRSVRAAGKAGGRGRRRASHAAPHCGGRCQGAQGPCAAVPDSATRGGDGRDAAQEQSASGAPLSDSSRRPPQRAGSPLAFVLASSFAPSDTRSSSGGSAPPPTPGLRRAPRATRRLCRVSTRGGGDARSHVSRPRSRGRRGSGRREEVSGRVRRPRRGAARARAAPQRPAPRRSLSWRRPRAVRRPAWISPLAATRRLARPPSRRHLPPAGLARAPAPTNPCAPALGERRAGPLTSGGAGAPPVRRLGSICPHLPAGRLAGGFLHVGDRGKGVGGQGEGREGQPDLGQLDLLRKVRESGAGTAGRKTNPEAAEDPELLSCHAEGHESSERRRGGRRPSEVMQAGLCPNPTEKLNGGVSCLGFPNCKGKTDSKN; the protein is encoded by the coding sequence ATGAATGACCGCGCCGGAGCGCgagggaggaaaacaaaggcaCCTCCCGCTAGCCGGTACCTGCGGCGCCAGAGCCCGGCGCCGGCCGCACACTCACCTGGGGCTCGGCGCCGCCGAGGGCTGCGGGTGGGAACGGGGCCGCGGGGCGGGAGGGCGCCCCCGCAGTCGACCAGACCGGCGGCCCCGGCGCCCTCCGGCCGGTCCGTGCGCGCCGCGGGGAAAGCAGGCGGCCGGGGGCGCCGCCGCGCGTCGCATGCAGCTCCCCACTGCGGCGGCCGCTGCCAAGGGGCCCAGGGACCCTGCGCTGCCGTCCCCGACTCCGCGACCCGAGGCGGCGACGGGAGAGACGCGGCGCAAGAGCAGAGCGCGTCCGGTGCGCCCCTCAGCGACTCTTCCCGCCGCCCTCCGCAGCGGGCTGGGTCTCCGCTCGCCTTTGTGCTGGCATCTTCCTTCGCTCCCAGCGACACTCGGAGCTCCTCTGGCGGCTCCGCGCCGCCGCCCACCCCCGGGTTACGCCGCGCCCCCCGCGCGACCCGCCGATTGTGTCGAGTCAGCACCCGCGGCGGCGGGGACGCGCGAAGCCATGTCTCCCGCCCGCGCTCGAGAGGGCGCCGGGGGTCCGGGCGCCGCGAGGAGGTTTCCGGCCGAGTTCGGCGACCCCGGCGGGGCGCGGCGCGTGCCCGAGCGGCTCCGCAGCGTCCGGCTCCCCGGCGCTCGCTCTCCTGGCGTCGCCCGCGAGCAGTGCGCCGGCCCGCCTGGATCTCCCCTCTCGCCGCTACCCGCCGCCTGGCCCGGCCTCCCTCCCGCCGCCACCTTCCTCCTGCCGGGCTAGCCCGGGCGCCCGCCCCAACCAACCCCTGCGCCCCGGCCCTTGGAGAGCGCAGGGCCGGCCCGCTCACCTCCGGCGGCGCCGGCGCCCCTCCCGTTAGACGCCTGGGCAGCATCTGCCCGCACCTTCCTGCGGGGCGCTTGGCTGGGGGCTTCCTGCACGTCGGGGACCGGGGAAAGGGAgtcggggggcagggggaaggacgGGAGGGACAGCCAGACCTTGGCCAGCTGGACCTCCTGAGGAAGGTGCGGGAGAGTGGGGCGGGTACAGCCGGGCGGAAGACGAATCCCGAGGCTGCGGAGGATCCGGAGCTTCTCTCCTGCCACGCCGAAGGACACGAGAGTTCTGAGAGGCGCCGTGGAGGAAGGAGACCCTCTGAGGTCATGCAAGCAGGTCTCTGCCCAAATCCCACCGAAAAGCTGAATGGAGGAGTGTcatgcctcggtttccccaactGCAAGGGCAAGACG